Proteins found in one candidate division KSB1 bacterium genomic segment:
- a CDS encoding M14 family metallopeptidase, which yields MDTLIIRFARWLLAITFVVSFGQNSVFGQNYLPRKWNTRKVNLQFNRYYDWKEMEQALRLLERTYPKFLKLRSAGKSFQGRELWYMTINNPDTGEEQNKCAMYIDANIHGNEVQGGEVCLYTIWYLMENYPYNDYVKKIVDERVFYIFPSVNPDGRDLWLHLGGAARSGQFPYDEDNDGLYDEDPPEDLDGDGEVGVMFIKVKPGEGTHRLSDKGDCLIPIKKNIEGKPDEIGEYKFVATEGIDNDEDGRYNEDGGGGYDPNRDFGSYWQPKSIQMGSGDYPFTWVESRLIRDFLYQHPNIAGVQAFHNSGGMILRGPGIQQHGEYQQADLSVYDEIGKKGEKIIENYRYIVIWSDLYAVWGGFIDFTHDMLGIYSFSNELWTSRADLDKDGRTSDDEEEFFDRYIDMDNTVIPMHEIDHPQLGKVTIDRDRTKLSGRVPPSWLLEELCHRNMAFCLLHAYEMPLPVIKSVNAEKISGNLFRVKVTLYNERLMPTISAAASQNKVQRPDILSIDGKVKVLAAGINKDFQLTQVPERFRRYFLQAQDSDVDLIDQKDLKNLKLTHGIPGRAEVQYDFLVEGNGKITVRLDCLKGGKHTKEIVLK from the coding sequence ATGGATACCCTAATAATAAGATTTGCTCGCTGGCTATTGGCGATCACCTTCGTAGTGTCGTTTGGACAAAATAGCGTCTTCGGTCAAAATTATCTTCCACGCAAATGGAACACTCGCAAGGTCAATTTGCAGTTCAATCGCTATTATGACTGGAAAGAGATGGAGCAGGCACTCCGATTATTAGAACGGACCTACCCCAAATTTCTCAAGCTCAGAAGCGCTGGCAAATCGTTCCAGGGCCGGGAGCTATGGTATATGACCATCAATAATCCCGACACCGGGGAAGAGCAAAACAAATGCGCAATGTACATCGATGCCAATATTCACGGCAATGAAGTGCAAGGTGGGGAGGTTTGTCTCTATACAATCTGGTATCTGATGGAAAATTATCCCTATAATGACTATGTCAAAAAGATCGTAGATGAACGGGTGTTTTACATTTTTCCATCAGTGAACCCAGATGGTCGTGACTTATGGCTCCATTTAGGTGGAGCAGCGCGGTCAGGCCAATTCCCTTATGACGAAGATAATGATGGGCTCTATGATGAGGACCCTCCCGAGGACCTGGATGGAGACGGAGAAGTTGGAGTCATGTTCATAAAAGTGAAGCCAGGTGAGGGGACACATCGGCTGAGCGATAAAGGTGATTGCCTGATACCGATAAAAAAGAATATCGAAGGCAAGCCGGATGAGATCGGTGAGTATAAATTTGTTGCCACCGAGGGAATTGATAACGATGAGGATGGTCGCTATAACGAAGACGGTGGCGGAGGCTATGATCCGAACCGCGATTTCGGTTCCTATTGGCAGCCCAAGTCGATCCAAATGGGCTCAGGCGACTACCCATTCACCTGGGTCGAATCGCGGCTGATCCGGGACTTTCTCTATCAGCATCCAAATATCGCTGGGGTTCAGGCCTTTCATAATTCTGGCGGCATGATCTTGCGCGGGCCCGGCATCCAGCAACACGGGGAGTACCAACAGGCCGACCTTTCAGTTTATGATGAGATCGGCAAAAAGGGCGAGAAGATCATTGAGAACTATCGTTACATCGTGATCTGGAGCGATCTGTATGCGGTCTGGGGTGGTTTCATCGATTTCACCCACGATATGCTCGGAATCTATTCATTCTCGAATGAACTTTGGACATCGCGAGCTGATTTGGACAAAGATGGGAGGACCAGCGATGATGAAGAGGAGTTTTTCGATCGATACATTGATATGGACAATACGGTCATTCCAATGCACGAAATCGACCATCCCCAATTGGGCAAGGTGACGATCGATCGCGATCGGACCAAACTCAGCGGTCGCGTACCACCGAGCTGGCTGCTTGAAGAGTTGTGTCACCGCAACATGGCGTTCTGCCTGTTGCACGCCTATGAAATGCCACTGCCCGTTATCAAATCCGTGAATGCGGAAAAAATTTCAGGAAACCTCTTTCGGGTGAAAGTAACGCTTTATAACGAGCGACTCATGCCCACCATTTCGGCTGCAGCATCGCAAAACAAAGTGCAGCGGCCCGACATCCTTTCCATCGATGGCAAGGTGAAAGTATTAGCGGCAGGCATCAATAAAGATTTTCAGCTCACCCAAGTCCCCGAGCGATTTCGTCGTTACTTTCTACAAGCGCAAGACAGCGACGTCGATCTCATCGATCAAAAAGATTTGAAGAATCTCAAGCTCACTC